A genomic segment from Aegilops tauschii subsp. strangulata cultivar AL8/78 chromosome 1, Aet v6.0, whole genome shotgun sequence encodes:
- the LOC141036834 gene encoding uncharacterized protein yields MVQEEKLKRPLSHMQAWEIAHTRKDPKPGEPKYYGKKTAHRKKAYSDGYLALHPDTPDPIAADLDERVVVGMGPKEHGREGVLDAVITPTISYTQLRRIDPTLSQRTSTPMSSAPSLSLFQEQQTAYMEYTRQETMAWHDRLHAYHQQRDRQMQHTFQEMAAGRCPEWPSAEDDLRASLYAYAYLYVDYDDAYAYIVVMVTDDT; encoded by the exons ATGGTGCAGGAGGAGAAACTGAAGCGGCCGCTCTCACACATGCAGGCGTGGGAGATCGCCCATACGCGGAAGGACCCCAAGCCTGGCGAGCCCAAGTACTACGGCAAGAAGACCGCGCATAGGAAGAAGGCCTACTCCGATGGGTATCTGGCGTTACATCCTGACACACCTGACCCCATTGCGGCGGATCTGGACGAAAGGGTGGTGGTGGGCATGGGGCCGAAGGAGCACGGTCGGGAGGGGGTTCTCGATGCTGTGATCACTCCTACTATCTCCTACACACAGCTCCGTCGGATCGACCCGACCCTGAGCCAGCGCACGAGCACGCCCATGAGCAGTGCACCGTCACTGTCCCTCTTTCAGGAGCAGCAAACT GCCTACATGGAGTACACACGccaggagaccatggcgtggcacgaccgccttcatgcataccatcagcagagggatcgccagatgcagcacacttttcaggaaatggcggccggcaggtgtcctgaatggccatcagcagagg ATGACTTGCGTGCTTCTTTATATGCTTATGCTTATCTTTATGTTGATTATGATGATGCTTATGCATATATTGTTGTGATGGTGACGGATGATACTTAG